The following coding sequences lie in one Nocardioides sambongensis genomic window:
- a CDS encoding glutamine synthetase family protein, with the protein MASYKPKDSAVERFESRRLLKSVVESSDYSEQIQQIVARMEELDVEGLYFQISSIDGRVLGKLVMRDYVEDVAHAGVRLFHGAVSAVGVQGETIGFANEAEEGLVIPDPETFQVLPWEPRLARVWCNWYHEGTGELLDQDLRGNLMRQEALLEQETGLRVMTGIEPEMMWLKQPENKGDMPTHTTDSFAMYHVAQFHELEKVFLDVVAYGRAMGLKLSHGDHEDASQIEFNQEPSTPLRFADDFVTYRQICRVVARQHGLIASFMPKPFAGVSGNGHHHHVSLVDADGRNKTHGDLMGRSQLSQIALWFAGGLLEHADALTLVGCPSVNSYKRFWDVGFWAPFMKKFGWQNRTVTLRVPAAGRFEIRQFDSSCNPYLTLAGVTAAALDGISRQIDPGQPHEADGSLSTEVAREDRIPLSLQEAIDSFVADPLMKEAFGPVLHDTFLGIRRDELIRYSGQVTPWEIETYLTRTP; encoded by the coding sequence ATGGCCAGCTACAAGCCGAAGGACTCGGCCGTCGAGCGATTCGAGTCCCGACGACTCCTCAAGTCGGTGGTCGAGAGCTCTGACTATTCCGAGCAGATCCAGCAAATCGTCGCGCGGATGGAAGAGCTTGACGTAGAGGGCCTCTACTTCCAGATCTCGTCCATTGACGGTCGCGTTCTCGGGAAGCTCGTGATGCGCGACTACGTCGAGGACGTGGCTCACGCCGGCGTCCGACTCTTCCACGGCGCCGTGAGCGCGGTCGGCGTGCAGGGAGAGACCATCGGCTTCGCCAACGAGGCCGAAGAGGGGCTCGTCATCCCCGATCCTGAGACGTTCCAGGTGCTGCCCTGGGAGCCTCGGCTGGCTCGGGTCTGGTGCAACTGGTACCACGAGGGGACTGGCGAGTTGCTCGACCAGGACCTCCGCGGCAACCTCATGCGGCAGGAGGCCCTCCTCGAGCAGGAGACCGGTCTGCGGGTGATGACCGGGATCGAGCCCGAGATGATGTGGCTGAAGCAGCCTGAGAACAAGGGCGACATGCCCACCCACACCACCGACAGTTTTGCGATGTACCACGTCGCCCAGTTCCACGAGTTGGAGAAGGTCTTTCTCGACGTCGTCGCCTACGGCCGCGCCATGGGGTTGAAGCTCTCGCACGGTGACCACGAGGATGCGTCGCAGATCGAGTTCAACCAGGAGCCCTCCACTCCGCTGCGCTTCGCTGACGACTTCGTGACGTACCGCCAGATCTGTCGTGTCGTCGCGCGTCAGCACGGGCTGATCGCCTCGTTCATGCCGAAGCCGTTTGCCGGCGTCTCGGGCAACGGCCACCATCACCACGTGTCGCTCGTGGACGCCGATGGCCGCAACAAGACCCACGGCGACCTGATGGGCCGTTCGCAGCTCTCCCAGATTGCGCTGTGGTTCGCTGGGGGTCTGCTCGAGCACGCCGACGCGCTCACCCTCGTCGGTTGCCCGAGCGTCAACTCGTACAAGCGCTTCTGGGACGTCGGCTTCTGGGCACCCTTCATGAAGAAGTTCGGGTGGCAGAACCGCACCGTGACGCTGCGCGTCCCAGCGGCCGGTCGCTTCGAAATCCGTCAGTTTGACTCCTCCTGCAATCCGTACCTCACCCTGGCGGGCGTGACTGCCGCTGCTCTGGACGGGATCAGTCGACAGATTGATCCCGGTCAGCCGCACGAGGCTGACGGCAGCCTCAGCACGGAGGTCGCCCGCGAGGACCGGATCCCGCTGTCGCTGCAGGAGGCGATCGATTCGTTCGTCGCCGATCCGCTCATGAAGGAAGCGTTCGGCCCCGTCCTACACGACACCTTCCTCGGCATCCGCCGCGACGAACTGATCCGCTACTCCGGCCAGGTCACTCCGTGGGAGATTGAGACCTACCTGACGCGGACTCCCTGA
- a CDS encoding aldehyde dehydrogenase family protein: MTDATTSAAEREPSQLFIDGRWAEAFGRDRIRVEDPATEQIIGEVPDATKEDVDAAVAAARRAFGVWSGTSIPERKAVLQRFASSIADRREALAHLVTREMGTPIGLSRIVQADLPVSVIQGFAKHMDQLDEVEHVGNSTVVQEPAGVVGAITPWNYPIHQAVGKVGAALAAGCTVVLKPSEVTPLSAFLLAEAAREAGLPDGALNVITGSGGAGQLMAEHPDVDVISFTGSTSVGRRVLAASAGNMKRSSLELGGKSANVVLPDADLATAVHRGVEHVLENSGQTCTAWTRMLVPVHLRDDVVDLIREAFEAVVLGDPLDESTTMGPLATARQREIVQGYVETGQQEGAIVAAGSTDPWDAIGHYVRPVGFVNVHQGMRIAREEIFGPVLSVLTYSDESEALAMANDSVYGLSGAVWSSDRDRAYRFARKMRTGQVSVNGGSFNPEAPFGGYKQSGIGRELGRHGLQDFLELKAIQL, from the coding sequence GTGACCGACGCGACTACTTCCGCGGCCGAACGCGAGCCGAGTCAGCTGTTCATAGACGGCCGCTGGGCCGAGGCGTTCGGTCGGGATCGCATCAGAGTCGAGGATCCCGCCACTGAACAGATCATCGGTGAGGTACCGGATGCTACGAAGGAAGATGTCGACGCCGCGGTGGCTGCCGCACGTCGGGCGTTCGGAGTCTGGTCCGGGACGTCGATCCCGGAGCGCAAGGCGGTGCTCCAGCGATTCGCCTCGTCCATCGCCGACCGGCGGGAGGCGCTCGCGCACCTGGTGACTCGCGAGATGGGAACACCCATCGGACTGTCTCGAATCGTCCAGGCCGATCTCCCCGTCTCCGTGATCCAGGGATTCGCGAAGCACATGGATCAGCTCGACGAGGTCGAGCACGTTGGGAACTCGACGGTGGTCCAGGAGCCCGCGGGCGTCGTGGGTGCGATCACGCCGTGGAACTACCCGATCCATCAGGCCGTCGGGAAGGTGGGCGCCGCCCTCGCGGCAGGGTGCACAGTCGTGCTCAAGCCCAGCGAGGTCACCCCGCTGTCCGCCTTCCTCCTCGCCGAGGCCGCACGCGAGGCGGGCCTCCCCGACGGAGCGCTCAACGTGATCACCGGGTCCGGCGGCGCCGGCCAGCTCATGGCTGAGCACCCCGACGTCGACGTCATCTCCTTCACCGGCTCGACGAGTGTCGGCCGACGGGTGCTCGCCGCCTCTGCAGGAAACATGAAGCGGTCGTCACTCGAGCTCGGCGGAAAATCGGCCAACGTGGTGCTGCCAGACGCCGACCTGGCCACCGCCGTTCATCGGGGAGTGGAGCACGTCCTCGAGAACAGCGGTCAGACATGCACGGCGTGGACACGGATGCTGGTTCCGGTGCACTTGCGAGACGACGTGGTGGATCTGATACGCGAGGCTTTCGAGGCAGTGGTCCTCGGCGATCCCTTGGACGAGTCGACGACTATGGGGCCCTTGGCGACTGCACGCCAGCGGGAGATCGTGCAGGGCTACGTCGAGACCGGACAGCAAGAGGGCGCCATCGTAGCCGCCGGCAGCACCGACCCGTGGGATGCGATCGGTCACTACGTGCGCCCCGTCGGGTTTGTCAACGTGCATCAGGGCATGCGGATTGCCCGCGAGGAGATCTTCGGACCCGTGCTCTCGGTCCTGACCTACTCCGACGAGTCCGAGGCGCTCGCTATGGCCAATGACTCGGTCTACGGGTTGTCCGGCGCCGTTTGGTCGTCTGACAGGGACCGGGCCTACCGGTTTGCGCGGAAGATGCGCACAGGTCAGGTTTCCGTCAACGGCGGCTCGTTCAATCCGGAAGCGCCGTTCGGCGGGTACAAGCAGTCCGGTATCGGCCGTGAGCTTGGACGTCACGGGCTGCAGGACTTCCTCGAGCTCAAGGCGATCCAGCTGTGA
- a CDS encoding alpha/beta hydrolase: MSRPADVEAFLEHLRVAMPRPVHELGVEFGRSMRMGGGAPKGPEMHHVEDRAIPTNPDRPRVRIYRPNSDPSLPVLVYMHGGGWSIGSIDAVDAVCRVLAARARCVVVSVDYRQAPEHPFPAPLDDAWAAVSWVLLGGLDDVDRTRVAVGGDSAGANLAAVCAGLSLSERTPLLRAQLLVYPSTDAADRSPSMIENTNDPVLTPEDVAWFWDMYVPEPAMRRHPLASPKHSDSFFGFPPAIVITAGMDPLRDDAEEYARRLQNAGVPVSHRRFDDIFHGFFPMVGLLTSADDAAEWAADRLAEIFTTSEESSS, translated from the coding sequence GTGAGCCGCCCCGCCGACGTCGAAGCGTTCCTCGAGCACCTGCGGGTTGCGATGCCGCGGCCCGTTCATGAGCTCGGAGTCGAGTTCGGGCGCAGCATGCGCATGGGCGGAGGAGCGCCGAAGGGGCCGGAGATGCACCACGTCGAGGATCGTGCGATCCCCACGAATCCGGATCGACCAAGGGTGCGGATCTACCGTCCGAACAGCGATCCGTCTCTTCCTGTGCTCGTGTACATGCACGGCGGAGGGTGGTCCATCGGGTCGATTGACGCCGTCGACGCGGTGTGTCGAGTTCTTGCCGCGCGAGCGCGCTGCGTCGTCGTGTCGGTGGACTACCGGCAGGCGCCTGAGCATCCGTTCCCGGCCCCGCTCGACGATGCCTGGGCAGCGGTCTCATGGGTGCTGCTTGGCGGGCTGGACGATGTTGATCGGACGCGCGTTGCCGTCGGAGGTGACAGTGCCGGCGCCAACCTAGCCGCCGTGTGCGCCGGCCTCTCGCTCTCTGAGCGCACGCCGTTGCTACGCGCTCAACTGCTCGTCTACCCGTCTACGGACGCGGCCGATCGCAGCCCGTCGATGATCGAGAACACCAACGACCCGGTCCTTACGCCCGAGGACGTCGCGTGGTTCTGGGACATGTACGTGCCCGAGCCCGCGATGCGGCGTCATCCATTGGCCTCGCCGAAGCACTCCGACTCGTTCTTCGGTTTTCCGCCGGCGATCGTGATCACTGCGGGCATGGATCCTCTCCGCGACGACGCCGAGGAGTACGCCCGCCGCCTTCAGAACGCGGGTGTGCCGGTGAGTCATCGCCGGTTCGACGACATCTTCCACGGCTTCTTCCCCATGGTCGGGCTGCTCACATCGGCCGACGACGCGGCGGAGTGGGCTGCGGACAGGCTGGCAGAGATCTTCACGACGAGCGAGGAGTCTTCATCATGA
- a CDS encoding gamma-glutamyl-gamma-aminobutyrate hydrolase family protein, giving the protein MTRPLIGISGRRMPGTFASSMEPRYQARDIDFYFADFSRGVVAAGGLAVQIPYESPAADVVSRLDGLVITGGQDVDPSRWGGDPADVIGAVDPDRDAYEAALIDAALERQLPLLGICRGMQLINVVRGGTLVGHIEPGVVDHRGTDEPVDTLIHEVTFREDSIAASVYGSKTLVNSLHHQCVDQPGESITITGQAPDGRAETLEMEDGLVLGVQWHPEWMPREDPSFAWIVGAAQHAITHTY; this is encoded by the coding sequence ATGACCCGCCCTCTGATAGGCATTTCCGGTCGGCGGATGCCCGGAACCTTCGCCTCTTCGATGGAACCGAGGTATCAGGCTCGCGATATCGACTTTTACTTCGCCGACTTCTCGCGCGGAGTTGTTGCGGCCGGGGGTCTGGCGGTGCAGATCCCGTATGAGAGTCCGGCCGCCGACGTCGTGTCTCGGCTCGACGGACTCGTCATCACGGGTGGTCAAGACGTGGACCCCTCGCGCTGGGGCGGTGACCCGGCCGACGTCATCGGTGCGGTCGATCCGGATCGCGACGCGTACGAGGCCGCACTGATCGACGCGGCTCTCGAGCGGCAGCTCCCGCTTCTCGGGATCTGTCGCGGCATGCAGCTGATCAACGTGGTGCGCGGGGGAACCCTGGTCGGGCACATCGAACCGGGCGTTGTCGACCACCGGGGAACCGATGAGCCTGTCGACACGCTCATCCACGAGGTCACCTTCAGGGAAGACTCGATCGCGGCTTCTGTCTACGGATCGAAGACGCTCGTCAACTCGCTGCACCATCAGTGCGTCGATCAACCGGGCGAGAGCATCACGATCACGGGTCAGGCGCCCGACGGACGCGCCGAGACGCTCGAGATGGAAGACGGCTTAGTCCTTGGCGTCCAGTGGCATCCCGAGTGGATGCCGCGCGAGGACCCGTCATTCGCGTGGATCGTGGGCGCCGCCCAGCACGCCATCACCCACACCTACTGA
- a CDS encoding bifunctional methylenetetrahydrofolate dehydrogenase/methenyltetrahydrofolate cyclohydrolase, with protein sequence MTATTLDGKAVLAQVKKELTERVAALRERGVRPGLGTVLVGDDPASHWYVGAKHKDCAEIGIDSIRRTLTAGASQAEVEATVDQLNALDECTAFLVQQPTGLDEGAILSRVEPSKDADGLHPLNLGRLVLGEAAPLPCTPLGVIELLRRHHVPLDGAHVVVVGRGMTVGRPLGLMLTRRSENSTVTLCHTGTRDLEFHTRQADVIVAAAGVPDLVTAEMVKPGAAVLDVGVARREGKIAGDVHADVWKVAGHVAPNPGGVGPMTRAMLLSNVVAAAERAARGS encoded by the coding sequence GTGACTGCGACCACCTTGGACGGCAAGGCCGTCCTGGCCCAGGTGAAGAAAGAGCTGACGGAGCGCGTCGCGGCGTTGCGCGAGCGAGGAGTTCGACCGGGTCTGGGGACCGTCCTGGTCGGCGATGATCCGGCGAGCCACTGGTACGTGGGTGCGAAGCACAAGGACTGCGCCGAGATCGGAATCGATAGCATCCGTCGCACACTCACCGCAGGTGCGTCGCAGGCCGAGGTCGAGGCGACGGTCGACCAACTCAATGCACTCGATGAGTGCACAGCGTTTCTCGTCCAGCAGCCGACCGGATTGGACGAAGGTGCAATCTTGTCGCGCGTCGAGCCGAGCAAGGACGCCGATGGACTCCACCCGCTGAACCTCGGCCGTCTGGTCCTCGGGGAAGCGGCTCCGTTGCCGTGCACCCCGCTCGGTGTGATCGAACTGTTGCGTCGGCATCACGTGCCGCTTGACGGAGCGCACGTGGTCGTCGTCGGCCGCGGCATGACCGTGGGGCGACCGTTGGGCCTGATGCTGACGCGTCGCAGCGAGAACTCCACGGTCACGCTCTGCCATACCGGCACCCGGGACCTCGAATTCCACACGCGGCAGGCAGACGTCATCGTGGCGGCGGCAGGTGTCCCGGATCTCGTGACCGCGGAGATGGTCAAGCCCGGTGCGGCTGTGCTTGACGTCGGCGTCGCGCGGCGCGAGGGCAAGATCGCCGGCGACGTGCACGCAGACGTCTGGAAGGTCGCAGGCCACGTCGCGCCCAATCCCGGCGGGGTCGGCCCGATGACTCGGGCCATGCTGTTGTCCAACGTGGTGGCGGCGGCCGAGCGTGCGGCCCGCGGCAGCTGA